A single genomic interval of Porphyromonas sp. oral taxon 275 harbors:
- a CDS encoding RagB/SusD family nutrient uptake outer membrane protein: MNKYRLWAIVACALSLTALSSCKSDLLDLKPLDHYGTNNYWNNLAQVEANYQALNGILRNNYSVFRVFGELRAGTMKFTVSATGESQSSVEVKQSVLDADRPGISNWGGLYGDLLHINLFIKKVETQCPFLTDAERKTYLGKAYGIRAYIYFVLYKSYGGVVLETEPRVAEEAITDPTSYHKARSSAEETLDFIKKDVEKSSELLATSPWKSIKTEWSRAATELLKAEVYLWSAKVTTGNHTATGEADLRKAKTALEGIVGSQAFELEDKFAANFDAKKKNGKEIILNLYFDRQEATNDYGHYMYQNRLFVGSARDKDGVLFPGDTLKAMSTGILYNEYKPSFVASFDEDDTRRSATFFEFTVGTPGNLLPGSVFLKYQGQLYSDNAHIYDSNVILYRYADVLLLLAEVKNALGEDPSAELNLIRKRAFGTKFAGHEFVSGDFAANELAILKERDHEFAGEYKRWYDLLRLQDASKQPLVFSAAAAYSDDHLTGTAPTPILKTTERQKLLWPVDRTVLNNDPLIKQTEGY, encoded by the coding sequence ATGAATAAGTATAGACTATGGGCGATCGTAGCATGCGCCCTCTCGCTGACTGCACTGTCCTCCTGTAAGAGTGATCTGCTGGACCTTAAGCCCCTTGACCACTACGGCACCAACAACTACTGGAACAACCTCGCTCAGGTAGAGGCGAACTACCAGGCCCTCAATGGTATCCTGCGCAACAACTACTCTGTCTTCCGCGTCTTTGGCGAGCTGCGCGCCGGTACGATGAAGTTCACCGTATCGGCCACAGGCGAGAGTCAGTCCTCCGTGGAGGTAAAGCAGAGCGTCCTGGATGCTGACCGTCCTGGGATCTCCAACTGGGGCGGCCTCTACGGTGACCTGCTGCACATCAACCTCTTCATCAAGAAGGTAGAGACGCAGTGCCCCTTCCTCACGGACGCCGAGCGCAAGACCTATCTAGGTAAGGCCTACGGTATCCGCGCCTACATCTACTTCGTGCTCTACAAGAGCTACGGGGGGGTAGTCCTCGAGACGGAGCCCCGTGTAGCCGAGGAGGCGATCACCGACCCCACGAGCTACCACAAGGCGCGCTCCTCGGCCGAGGAGACGCTGGACTTCATCAAGAAGGATGTAGAGAAGTCCTCCGAGCTGCTGGCCACGAGCCCCTGGAAGAGCATCAAGACCGAGTGGTCGCGTGCTGCTACCGAGCTCCTCAAGGCTGAGGTATACCTCTGGTCGGCTAAGGTGACCACGGGCAACCATACCGCCACGGGTGAGGCTGACCTGCGCAAGGCGAAGACCGCCCTTGAGGGTATCGTCGGCAGCCAGGCCTTCGAGCTGGAGGATAAGTTCGCTGCGAACTTCGACGCCAAGAAGAAGAACGGTAAGGAGATCATCCTCAACCTTTACTTCGACCGTCAGGAGGCCACCAATGACTACGGTCACTACATGTACCAGAACCGTCTCTTCGTAGGCTCGGCCCGCGATAAGGACGGGGTGCTCTTCCCTGGGGATACGCTCAAGGCGATGAGCACGGGGATCCTCTACAACGAGTACAAGCCTAGCTTCGTGGCTAGCTTCGATGAGGATGACACGCGTCGTAGCGCTACCTTCTTCGAGTTCACGGTCGGTACGCCAGGTAACCTGCTCCCCGGCTCGGTATTCCTCAAGTATCAGGGACAGCTCTACTCGGACAATGCGCACATCTATGACAGCAATGTCATCCTCTACCGCTATGCCGATGTCCTGCTGCTGCTGGCTGAGGTGAAGAATGCCCTGGGCGAAGATCCCTCGGCGGAGCTCAACCTGATCCGCAAGCGTGCCTTCGGGACGAAGTTCGCAGGGCATGAGTTCGTCAGCGGCGACTTCGCGGCCAACGAGCTGGCTATCCTCAAGGAGCGTGACCACGAGTTCGCAGGGGAGTACAAGCGCTGGTATGACCTGCTTCGTCTGCAGGATGCCAGCAAGCAGCCCCTGGTCTTCTCCGCTGCTGCTGCTTACTCCGACGACCATCTGACGGGGACAGCTCCTACGCCTATCCTCAAGACGACGGAGCGTCAGAAGCTCCTCTGGCCTGTGGACCGCACGGTGCTCAATAACGACCCGCTGATCAAGCAGACCGAGGGCTACTAA